A single genomic interval of Sceloporus undulatus isolate JIND9_A2432 ecotype Alabama chromosome 2, SceUnd_v1.1, whole genome shotgun sequence harbors:
- the C2H5orf24 gene encoding UPF0461 protein C5orf24 homolog isoform X1, with the protein MMHPVASGNSPFCGTGKSSCLNDDSGTPADQFDLYSTQQTKYSHTVSHKPIPCQRQDPLNEPHLQTTSGRSIETKDELKKKKNLNRSGKRGRPSGTTKSAGYRTSTGRPLGTTKAAGFKTSPGRPLGTTKAAGYKVSPGRPPGSIKALSRHANLNYTYSSAAFPYSVVHNRGVHAAGETSSKIKQPTE; encoded by the coding sequence ATGATGCATCCTGTTGCAAGCGGTAACTCCCCTTTCTGTGGGACTGGAAAGAGTTCTTGTCTTAATGATGACAGCGGGACACCGGCTGATCAGTTTGATTTATATTCTACACAACAGACAAAGTATAGTCACACGGTCAGCCACAAGCCAATTCCATGCCAGAGACAAGATCCATTAAATGAGCCACATTTGCAGACCACAAGTGGCAGGAGTATAGAGACGAAAGATgaactaaagaaaaagaaaaacctcaaCAGATCTGGTAAACGTGGAAGACCTTCGGGGACCACAAAATCGGCGGGATACAGAACGAGCACAGGTAGACCGCTGGGGACCACCAAAGCAGCTGGATTTAAGACAAGTCCAGGTAGACCCTTGGGTACAACTAAAGCTGCAGGATACAAAGTCAGCCCAGGGAGACCTCCAGGTAGCATTAAAGCTTTATCACGGCATGCCAATCTAAATTATACTTATAGCAGTGCAGCTTTTCCTTACTCTGTGGTGCATAACAGAGGTGTGCATGCTGCTGGTGAAACAAGTAGTAAAATCAAGCAACCCACTGAGTGA
- the C2H5orf24 gene encoding UPF0461 protein C5orf24 homolog isoform X2 translates to MMHPVASGNSPFCGTGKSSCLNDDSGTPADQFDLYSTQQTKYSHTVSHKPIPCQRQDPLNEPHLQTTSGRSIETKDELKKKKNLNRSGKRGRPSGTTKSAGYRTSTGRPLGTTKAAGFKTSPGRPLGTTKAAGYKVSPGRPPGKKQQAFRCSSDA, encoded by the coding sequence ATGATGCATCCTGTTGCAAGCGGTAACTCCCCTTTCTGTGGGACTGGAAAGAGTTCTTGTCTTAATGATGACAGCGGGACACCGGCTGATCAGTTTGATTTATATTCTACACAACAGACAAAGTATAGTCACACGGTCAGCCACAAGCCAATTCCATGCCAGAGACAAGATCCATTAAATGAGCCACATTTGCAGACCACAAGTGGCAGGAGTATAGAGACGAAAGATgaactaaagaaaaagaaaaacctcaaCAGATCTGGTAAACGTGGAAGACCTTCGGGGACCACAAAATCGGCGGGATACAGAACGAGCACAGGTAGACCGCTGGGGACCACCAAAGCAGCTGGATTTAAGACAAGTCCAGGTAGACCCTTGGGTACAACTAAAGCTGCAGGATACAAAGTCAGCCCAGGGAGACCTCCAG